The Beijerinckiaceae bacterium genome has a window encoding:
- a CDS encoding DUF952 domain-containing protein, with protein sequence MDLIYKIAPMSLWQEAERSGAFTGSPVDRADGFIHFSLRAQVEETAVKWFFGQADLMLVAVDPDRLSDSLRFEPSRDGALFPHLYSALPLDAVVFAKPLPLLENGRHDFSGLLE encoded by the coding sequence ATGGATCTGATCTACAAGATCGCACCCATGTCGTTGTGGCAGGAGGCCGAGCGTAGCGGCGCCTTTACGGGATCCCCGGTCGACAGGGCCGACGGGTTCATTCATTTCTCGCTGCGCGCGCAGGTTGAGGAAACCGCCGTGAAATGGTTCTTCGGACAAGCCGACCTTATGCTGGTAGCAGTTGACCCGGACCGGTTAAGCGACTCGCTTCGCTTCGAACCGTCGCGGGATGGCGCCCTGTTTCCGCATCTTTATTCCGCCCTGCCCCTCGATGCCGTGGTCTTCGCAAAGCCGCTTCCGCTTTTGGAGAACGGCCGGCATGATTTTAGCGGACTCTTGGAATGA
- a CDS encoding acetyl-CoA C-acyltransferase (Catalyzes the synthesis of acetoacetyl coenzyme A from two molecules of acetyl coenzyme A. It can also act as a thiolase, catalyzing the reverse reaction and generating two-carbon units from the four-carbon product of fatty acid oxidation), whose translation MENADPIIIAGAARTPIGGFQGDLKEVSAPGLGATAAKAAIDRCGISPSEIDELIFGCVLSAGLGQAPARQAALGAGMSEATPCTTVNKMCGSGMKAIMLAHDALCAGSAATVVAGGMESMTNAPYLLDRARAGYRMGHGKILDHMFLDGLEDAYGERLPMGAFAEDCAEAFQFTRAAQDQYAMRSLENAQKAIRDGSFDREIAPVTIKADKSGLKTVSLDEQPLKAKPEKIPLLKPAFRPGGSVTAANSSSISDGAAALVLMRRSEAERRGITPLAILRAHATHAQAPSQFATAPIGAVQKLAAKTGWSLADVDLFEINEAFAVVVMAAMRELSLPLEKLNVHGGACALGHPIGASGARIVVTLLAALQKYNLSRGVAALCIGGGEATAIALEMP comes from the coding sequence ATGGAAAATGCCGATCCGATCATCATCGCCGGCGCGGCACGCACCCCGATAGGTGGCTTTCAAGGTGATTTAAAAGAGGTTTCGGCCCCAGGTCTTGGCGCGACCGCGGCGAAGGCGGCGATCGATCGCTGTGGAATCAGTCCAAGCGAGATCGACGAGCTGATTTTCGGGTGCGTTTTGTCGGCTGGGCTGGGTCAGGCTCCCGCCCGCCAGGCGGCGCTAGGGGCCGGCATGTCGGAAGCGACCCCTTGCACGACAGTCAACAAGATGTGCGGCTCGGGTATGAAAGCGATTATGCTGGCGCATGACGCCTTATGCGCGGGAAGCGCTGCAACTGTCGTTGCCGGCGGAATGGAGAGCATGACCAACGCGCCCTATTTGCTCGATCGCGCCCGCGCCGGTTACCGCATGGGACATGGCAAGATTCTCGATCATATGTTCCTCGACGGACTCGAGGATGCCTATGGCGAGCGCTTGCCTATGGGCGCTTTCGCCGAAGATTGTGCGGAAGCATTTCAATTCACCCGCGCCGCCCAGGATCAATACGCCATGCGCTCGCTGGAGAACGCGCAAAAGGCGATCCGGGACGGCAGTTTCGACCGCGAGATTGCGCCCGTCACGATCAAGGCTGACAAGTCGGGACTGAAGACCGTTTCGTTGGATGAGCAGCCGCTCAAGGCGAAGCCTGAAAAAATACCGCTTTTAAAGCCGGCCTTCCGTCCAGGCGGCAGCGTGACCGCGGCGAATTCGAGTTCCATTTCCGACGGCGCGGCCGCGCTTGTCCTGATGCGGCGCTCGGAAGCCGAACGACGCGGGATCACACCTCTGGCCATCCTCCGCGCCCATGCAACCCACGCCCAAGCACCGAGCCAATTTGCCACCGCCCCGATCGGCGCGGTACAAAAGCTCGCCGCAAAAACCGGCTGGTCCTTGGCGGACGTCGATCTGTTCGAAATCAACGAGGCCTTCGCTGTTGTCGTCATGGCCGCAATGCGTGAGCTTAGTCTGCCGCTCGAAAAGCTCAATGTGCATGGCGGGGCCTGCGCGCTCGGCCATCCGATCGGCGCTTCGGGGGCCCGCATTGTCGTGACGCTCTTGGCCGCTTTGCAAAAATACAATTTGTCTCGCGGAGTAGCGGCGCTCTGCATCGGCGGCGGCGAGGCGACCGCCATCGCGCTCGAAATGCCATGA
- a CDS encoding dihydroorotate dehydrogenase (quinone), with protein sequence MTSLLQALMRPLAFSLDPETAHEWAIRALRVVPLPAAPPDDPRLAVNVLGLQFSNPLGVAAGFDKNGEVVDACFHLGFGFTEVGTITPQPQQGNPRPRVFRLTDDQAVINRLGFPSQGHAAVHARLGARPQKRGIAGINLGANKSTRDRAADYVRGVKIFADIADYFTINISSPNTPGLRDLQRANALDDLLARVLDERDKAAESCGRKPVLLKIAPDLTLAELDAIMHCAKSRKIDGLIVANTTVSRPSDLRDPSAREIGGLSGRPIFQLSTQMLAAAFLRAENRFPLIGAGGVDSAKTAFAKIEAGASLVQFYSALVFKGPGLARDIKRGLLPLLADKARLTDAIGSTALDWANGKLSPDNLR encoded by the coding sequence ATGACCAGCCTATTGCAAGCGCTGATGCGCCCGCTGGCGTTTAGCCTCGATCCGGAAACCGCGCATGAATGGGCGATCCGGGCGCTTCGTGTCGTGCCGTTGCCCGCTGCCCCGCCCGACGATCCCCGCCTCGCCGTCAACGTGCTGGGACTTCAATTTTCCAATCCGCTTGGGGTCGCAGCGGGCTTCGACAAAAATGGGGAAGTCGTCGATGCATGCTTCCATCTCGGCTTCGGCTTCACCGAAGTCGGCACGATTACGCCGCAGCCGCAGCAAGGTAACCCGCGCCCGCGCGTCTTTCGCCTCACCGATGATCAGGCGGTGATCAACCGTCTCGGCTTTCCAAGCCAAGGACATGCAGCCGTCCATGCGCGTCTCGGCGCGCGCCCGCAAAAACGGGGGATCGCCGGGATCAATCTCGGCGCCAATAAGTCGACAAGGGATCGCGCCGCCGATTACGTGCGCGGGGTCAAAATATTCGCCGATATTGCGGATTATTTCACGATCAATATTTCTTCTCCGAACACGCCCGGACTGCGGGATCTCCAACGCGCCAATGCGCTGGACGATCTCCTGGCGCGCGTCCTCGATGAACGCGACAAGGCGGCCGAAAGCTGCGGCCGCAAACCTGTACTTCTGAAGATAGCCCCGGATCTCACGCTCGCTGAACTCGACGCAATCATGCATTGCGCGAAGTCGCGCAAAATCGATGGTCTGATTGTGGCGAATACGACCGTCTCGCGCCCTTCCGACTTACGAGACCCTTCGGCTCGCGAAATCGGGGGGCTTTCCGGCCGTCCGATTTTCCAGCTTTCAACGCAAATGCTCGCGGCCGCATTCTTGCGCGCGGAGAATCGGTTTCCGCTCATCGGAGCCGGAGGCGTCGACAGCGCAAAAACTGCCTTCGCTAAAATCGAGGCGGGCGCCAGCCTCGTGCAATTCTATTCTGCACTCGTCTTCAAAGGGCCTGGCCTCGCCCGCGACATCAAGCGCGGGCTTCTCCCTCTTCTTGCGGACAAAGCCCGGCTTACGGACGCCATCGGCAGCACGGCGCTCGATTGGGCGAATGGTAAGCTCAGCCCAGACAATCTTCGATAG
- a CDS encoding lysine--tRNA ligase, translating to MSLAVEPAAAADALAAALGQANAWPFEEARKIVRRIAETGQTEVLFETGYGPSGLPHIGTFGEVARTSMVRHAFRTLTEDKIKTRLIAFSDDMDGLRKVPDNIPNKDLIAAHLGKPLTQVPDPFGTHASFGAHNNARLRAFLDEFGFDYEFASATDYYTSGRFDAALLRLLARYEQVMAIMLPSFREERAATYSPFLPIHPRTGIVMQVPILKIDSAAGTLFWRDPETGEDFETPVTGGACKLQWKPDWAMRWYALKVDYEMAGKDLIESVKLSGEIVRALGGTPPEGFNYELFLDEKGQKISKSKGNGLTIEDWLTYASPESLSLFMYQKPSAAKRLYFDVIPRTVDDYLAFLAAYPRQEAKERLGNPVWHIHSGEPPPPEILHDKSSQGTTITFTMLLNLAAVANSEDPQILWGFLRRYAPDVSPATHPRLDRQVAYAVRYYRDFVRPAKVFREPDEIERAALENLAAALADLPKDASAEVIQTTLYDVARTVPRYQDMKAKSATPERPGVSNDWFNMLYAVLLGESRGPRFGSFVALYGIEETRQLIADALAGDLQRAHAAFLQQGRTAARAAPPR from the coding sequence ATGTCACTCGCCGTAGAGCCGGCCGCGGCGGCGGATGCCCTCGCCGCTGCACTCGGCCAAGCCAATGCCTGGCCGTTCGAGGAAGCCCGCAAGATCGTCCGGCGGATCGCGGAGACGGGCCAGACCGAGGTCTTGTTCGAGACCGGCTATGGGCCTTCCGGCCTGCCGCATATCGGAACCTTCGGAGAGGTCGCCCGTACCAGCATGGTGCGGCATGCCTTCCGGACTTTGACCGAAGACAAGATCAAAACCCGTCTTATTGCGTTCTCCGACGACATGGACGGTCTACGCAAGGTGCCCGACAACATCCCGAACAAGGATCTGATCGCGGCCCATCTCGGCAAACCTCTGACGCAGGTTCCAGACCCCTTCGGCACGCATGCGAGCTTCGGTGCGCACAACAATGCAAGGCTGCGCGCGTTTCTCGACGAATTCGGCTTCGATTACGAATTTGCGTCGGCAACGGACTATTACACCTCGGGCCGTTTCGACGCAGCGCTGCTCCGCCTGCTTGCCCGTTACGAACAGGTCATGGCGATCATGCTGCCGAGCTTTCGCGAGGAAAGGGCCGCAACCTATTCGCCGTTCCTGCCGATTCATCCCAGAACCGGCATTGTCATGCAGGTGCCAATCCTAAAGATCGATAGCGCCGCGGGCACGCTCTTTTGGCGCGACCCGGAAACCGGAGAAGACTTTGAAACGCCGGTCACGGGCGGCGCCTGCAAGCTGCAATGGAAGCCAGATTGGGCAATGCGCTGGTATGCGCTCAAGGTCGATTATGAGATGGCGGGCAAGGATCTGATCGAGTCGGTCAAATTATCCGGCGAGATCGTCCGCGCGCTCGGCGGCACTCCGCCCGAAGGATTCAATTATGAATTGTTTTTGGATGAAAAGGGCCAAAAGATTTCGAAGTCGAAAGGCAATGGCCTGACGATCGAGGACTGGCTCACTTATGCGAGCCCGGAAAGCCTCTCGCTTTTCATGTATCAAAAACCGTCCGCGGCCAAGCGCCTGTATTTCGACGTCATCCCGCGCACCGTCGATGATTATCTTGCCTTTCTTGCCGCCTATCCGCGGCAGGAGGCAAAAGAGCGGCTCGGCAACCCTGTCTGGCACATTCATTCGGGCGAGCCGCCGCCGCCTGAAATCCTGCACGACAAGAGCAGCCAAGGCACCACGATCACCTTTACCATGCTCTTGAATCTTGCCGCCGTGGCGAACAGTGAAGACCCGCAAATTCTCTGGGGGTTTCTGCGCCGCTACGCGCCGGATGTTTCGCCCGCAACCCATCCCCGCCTCGACAGGCAGGTGGCCTATGCGGTGCGCTATTATCGTGACTTCGTGCGCCCGGCGAAAGTCTTTCGCGAGCCTGACGAGATCGAGCGCGCAGCACTTGAAAATCTAGCGGCGGCGCTCGCCGATTTGCCAAAGGACGCCAGTGCGGAGGTTATCCAAACTACTCTCTACGACGTCGCGCGAACCGTCCCTCGCTATCAGGATATGAAGGCCAAGAGCGCGACACCCGAGCGGCCGGGCGTTTCAAACGATTGGTTCAATATGCTCTATGCGGTGCTGCTGGGGGAAAGCCGCGGACCTCGTTTCGGTTCATTCGTGGCGCTTTACGGGATCGAGGAAACGCGTCAATTGATCGCCGACGCATTGGCGGGCGATCTGCAGCGCGCACATGCGGCGTTTCTGCAGCAAGGCAGGACCGCTGCACGGGCAGCGCCTCCCCGATGA